Proteins encoded together in one Centropristis striata isolate RG_2023a ecotype Rhode Island chromosome 6, C.striata_1.0, whole genome shotgun sequence window:
- the arpin gene encoding arpin, whose translation MSRIYHNTSLQNKPVHNEKFDRVWSPSAYESGQGVLLEGKLLDVSRHVISDDNNQKFRFYVLYIQPRRIHQRKFDASGKEIEPNFSDTKKVNTGFLMSSYKVEAKGESDLLSEEQLSAMVNKAELMKITDKHRPNGTWAFWYPESEMDKTELETGQDVRLKTRGNSPFIFSLAKVDGGTVTKCNFAGDENAGASWTDKIMANKTDAVSGQKAGEGEGAEEDEWDD comes from the exons ATGAGCCGAATTTATCACAACACGTCTTTACAAAACAAACCAGTACACAATGAGAAATTTGACCGCGTGTGGTCTCCATCAGCTTATGAAAG TGGCCAGGGGGTTCTTCTAGAAGGAAAGCTGCTGGATGTTTCCAGGCATGTGATCAGTGATGACAACAATCAAAAG TTCCGTTTCTATGTGCTGTACATCCAACCCAGAAGAATCCATCAGAGGAAGTTTGACGCCAGCGGGAAGGAGATTGAGCCAAACTTCAGTGACACCAAAAAGGTCAACACTGGCTTCCTCATGTCCTCCTACA AGGTGGAAGCTAAAGGGGAGTCAGACCTCCTGTCTGAGGAGCAGCTGTCAGCGATGGTGAACAAAGCTGAGCTGATGAAAATAACCGACAAGCACCGACCCAATGGGACCTGGGCCTTCTGGTACCCAGAGTCAGAGATGGACAAAACAGAGCTGGAAACAGGCCAGGATGTCCGTCTGAAGACCAGAGGAAACAGTCCTTTCATAT TCTCATTGGCCAAAGTGGACGGTGGCACGGTGACCAAGTGCAACTTTGCTGGAGATGAAAATGCTGGAGCATCGTGGACGGACAAGATCATGGCCAACAAAACAGATGCAGTCAGCGGTCAGAAGGCcggagaaggagagggagcagaggaggatGAATGG GATGATTGA